Proteins encoded in a region of the Stieleria neptunia genome:
- a CDS encoding S41 family peptidase: MPIIARVFQSQPVCRPSSPAGKWTSTLTLLCLFALLVQSGLTATAQQPLAADPAAEAIGQDELSRTIARGASLEQERRWIEAVRHYEQASREFPDSRHIYQRLVISRLHYDVNRRYTDKSFVASAHSMSVSQALDLYSEVLANLDTHYVETVDWSRVLLHGTAALEIALTEERFVQDALPGKDLGMLHEFQQTIHRRIADRPSTNRFDLRATVAFVADVARQDIGINPTTVVLEYVSGAISTLDPYTRLLSGDQLDDMFSNIEGNFVGLGIELETDENSLKILSVIPGGPAEEAGLQPGERIVRVEQAETHLSDPEIAADLLRGPEHTYVSITMQDQQGGRRDLRIQRRRVEVPCVENVHIVDPATRIGYLRLTNFQKTTTRDIERALWSLHRQGMRALVLDVRGNPGGLLSAAVEVADRFLSNGRIVTTRGRNSRENFDYVAHRPNTWDVPLAVLIDSDSASASEIFAGAISDSRRGILIGERSYGKGSVQGIFRMQTAKFGLCLTTAKFYSPKGTAISQNGVMPDVKIESPYIAARPNDHGQVTSDHEDLVLQEAIAKLSSGNNLISQRTP; encoded by the coding sequence ATGCCAATCATTGCACGGGTTTTTCAGTCGCAACCGGTCTGTCGACCATCCAGTCCGGCCGGCAAGTGGACGTCGACGCTGACACTGCTTTGCCTGTTTGCACTGTTGGTCCAAAGCGGGCTGACGGCAACGGCACAGCAGCCATTGGCCGCCGACCCTGCGGCCGAAGCGATCGGGCAAGATGAGCTGAGTCGCACGATCGCCCGCGGCGCGTCGTTGGAGCAGGAGCGACGATGGATCGAAGCGGTCCGCCACTATGAACAGGCGTCGCGCGAGTTCCCCGATTCGCGACACATCTATCAGCGGTTGGTGATCAGCCGATTGCACTACGACGTCAATCGCCGCTACACGGACAAGAGTTTTGTCGCGTCGGCGCATTCGATGAGCGTCTCGCAAGCGTTGGACCTGTATTCCGAGGTCTTGGCGAATTTGGACACGCATTACGTCGAAACGGTCGACTGGTCGCGAGTCCTGTTGCACGGAACGGCGGCTCTGGAGATCGCGTTGACCGAAGAACGATTTGTTCAAGACGCATTGCCGGGCAAAGACCTGGGGATGCTGCACGAGTTTCAGCAAACGATCCATCGCCGGATCGCCGATCGGCCTTCGACCAACCGATTCGATCTGCGGGCGACCGTGGCCTTTGTCGCTGATGTCGCCCGCCAGGACATCGGGATCAACCCGACGACCGTGGTGCTGGAATACGTCAGTGGTGCGATCTCAACGCTCGACCCCTACACGCGTCTGTTGTCCGGCGACCAGTTAGACGACATGTTTTCGAACATCGAAGGCAACTTTGTCGGTTTGGGGATCGAGTTGGAAACGGATGAAAACTCGCTAAAAATCTTGTCGGTGATTCCGGGCGGCCCGGCCGAAGAAGCGGGATTGCAACCGGGCGAGCGAATCGTGCGGGTCGAACAGGCGGAAACCCATCTGTCCGATCCCGAAATCGCCGCCGACCTGCTGCGAGGCCCGGAACACACCTATGTTTCGATCACCATGCAAGATCAACAGGGCGGACGCCGCGACCTGAGAATCCAGCGGCGTCGCGTCGAGGTGCCCTGCGTGGAGAACGTCCACATCGTCGACCCGGCCACCCGGATCGGTTACCTGCGTCTGACCAATTTCCAAAAGACGACCACGCGCGACATCGAGCGTGCCCTTTGGAGCTTGCATCGCCAAGGCATGCGGGCGTTGGTGCTGGACGTCCGCGGCAACCCCGGCGGCCTGCTGTCGGCCGCGGTCGAAGTCGCCGATCGATTCCTAAGCAACGGGCGGATTGTGACGACCCGGGGACGCAACTCACGCGAAAACTTTGACTACGTCGCACACCGCCCCAACACCTGGGACGTTCCCCTGGCCGTCTTGATTGATTCCGACAGTGCCAGCGCCAGCGAGATTTTTGCCGGAGCGATCTCGGACAGTCGACGCGGGATCCTGATCGGCGAACGGAGTTACGGCAAGGGCAGCGTCCAAGGGATCTTCAGGATGCAAACCGCGAAATTCGGGCTGTGTCTGACGACCGCAAAATTCTATTCGCCCAAGGGGACCGCGATCAGCCAGAACGGCGTGATGCCCGATGTGAAGATCGAGTCTCCGTATATCGCCGCACGTCCCAACGATCACGGCCAAGTGACGTCGGACCACGAAGACCTGGTGCTTCAAGAAGCCATCGCAAAGCTGTCGTCGGGCAACAATCTGATCAGCCAGCGGACACCTTGA